One stretch of Methylococcus capsulatus DNA includes these proteins:
- a CDS encoding AAA family ATPase: MSAVLKLKRVLIEAGIAQAALARDCGVSPATIAQIVNHNQWPKAGPALREAILLVCQGHGLSVGEDIFKVADECANTHQPGSNGLEPTQETEMLLRKQGLSPAARRHFGLFRDPFSEDVSDQDDVFVSNDIRYVREAMFATAKHGGFLAVVGESGAGKTTLRRDLIDRINREDQPVVVIEPYVLGMEDNDAKGKTMKAASIADAIISAVAPLENPRRSMEAKSRQLHRLLKESRKAGYSHCLIIEEAHGLPVPTIKHLKRFFELEDGFKKLLSIILIGQPELRAKLSERNPEVREVVQRCEVVELPPLDSRLEEYLAFKFKRVGADMSAMLDPAGLDAIRAKLTYSRSASAPGRGQPRDTVSLLYPLAVGNLVNGCLNLAAELGAPKVGAELVKEV; encoded by the coding sequence GTGAGCGCGGTGCTGAAGCTCAAGCGCGTACTCATTGAAGCCGGCATCGCTCAGGCCGCACTGGCGCGGGATTGCGGGGTCAGCCCTGCCACGATCGCCCAGATCGTGAACCATAACCAGTGGCCCAAAGCCGGACCCGCGCTGAGGGAGGCCATCCTGCTGGTCTGCCAGGGGCACGGTTTGAGCGTGGGGGAGGATATTTTCAAGGTGGCTGATGAGTGCGCCAACACCCACCAGCCGGGTAGCAATGGGCTGGAGCCCACACAGGAGACTGAGATGTTACTACGTAAACAGGGGCTGTCACCAGCGGCCCGCCGGCATTTCGGGTTGTTCCGCGATCCGTTCAGCGAGGACGTGAGCGACCAGGACGACGTGTTCGTATCGAACGACATCCGCTACGTCCGAGAGGCGATGTTCGCAACCGCCAAGCACGGCGGATTCCTCGCCGTGGTCGGCGAATCCGGAGCGGGCAAGACCACGCTGCGGCGGGATCTGATCGACCGGATCAACCGGGAGGATCAGCCCGTCGTCGTGATCGAACCCTACGTGCTGGGCATGGAGGACAACGACGCCAAGGGCAAGACCATGAAGGCCGCCAGCATTGCCGACGCCATCATTTCAGCGGTGGCGCCGCTGGAAAACCCGCGGCGTTCGATGGAGGCGAAGAGCCGGCAATTGCACCGCCTGCTGAAGGAAAGCCGCAAGGCAGGGTATTCGCACTGTCTGATTATCGAGGAGGCGCATGGATTGCCGGTACCGACCATCAAGCACCTCAAGCGGTTTTTCGAACTGGAGGACGGCTTCAAGAAGCTGCTCTCCATCATCCTCATCGGCCAACCCGAATTGCGTGCCAAGCTCTCCGAGCGCAATCCGGAGGTGCGGGAGGTCGTCCAGCGCTGCGAGGTCGTAGAGCTGCCGCCACTGGACTCGCGCCTCGAAGAATACCTGGCCTTCAAGTTCAAGCGTGTAGGCGCAGATATGAGCGCCATGCTCGATCCGGCCGGGCTGGATGCGATCCGCGCGAAGCTGACCTACAGCCGGTCTGCCTCGGCACCCGGACGCGGGCAACCGCGGGACACCGTTTCCCTGCTGTATCCCCTGGCGGTCGGGAATCTCGTCAACGGGTGTCTGAACTTGGCCGCCGAACTGGGCGCGCCGAAGGTCGGCGCCGAACTGGTGAAGGAGGTATGA
- a CDS encoding DUF3164 family protein, producing the protein MAHTQAAPASSFQDINGVVHWRDAEGRLVPETLVKPIDKARDQLVREIVGKAMGLSGLLRDFKADAFGDIAAFVDLSAEQYGVTFRGTREGGKGNLTLYSYDGRYKVQRKYADLLRFDERLQAAKALIDECLHDWCDGARDELRALVNDAFQVDKTGRINTGRVLSLRRLDIKDPRWMEAMRAIGDATVSVGTASYIMVYERLGEADEWRLISMDLAGV; encoded by the coding sequence ATGGCACACACACAAGCGGCGCCGGCGTCGTCGTTTCAGGACATCAACGGCGTCGTGCACTGGCGCGACGCCGAGGGCCGGCTGGTACCGGAAACGCTGGTAAAGCCGATCGACAAAGCGCGTGACCAATTGGTGCGGGAGATCGTCGGCAAGGCGATGGGTCTCAGCGGACTGCTGCGCGATTTCAAGGCGGATGCGTTCGGCGACATCGCCGCATTCGTCGATTTGTCGGCGGAGCAATACGGCGTCACGTTCCGCGGCACACGGGAGGGCGGCAAGGGCAACCTGACGCTCTACAGCTACGACGGGCGCTACAAGGTGCAGCGCAAATACGCGGACCTGCTGCGCTTCGACGAGCGGCTGCAGGCCGCGAAGGCGCTGATCGACGAGTGTCTGCACGATTGGTGCGATGGTGCTCGCGATGAGCTGCGGGCGCTGGTGAACGACGCGTTCCAGGTCGACAAGACCGGACGCATAAACACAGGCCGGGTGCTGTCCCTGCGTCGGCTCGACATTAAGGACCCGCGCTGGATGGAGGCGATGCGGGCGATCGGCGATGCCACCGTGTCGGTCGGCACGGCCAGCTACATCATGGTCTACGAGCGCCTCGGCGAGGCCGACGAGTGGCGGCTGATTTCGATGGATTTGGCGGGGGTTTGA
- a CDS encoding BRO-N domain-containing protein, whose product MSLLTLRYRDYCPLYLDFHGQSLKVIDRNGKPWFTAKTVGEALEFADPGDAVLTLYGRNDDEFTQKETAVIEMDIEAGADDYHPQSEGGSRAKLKRHTRKIKVRVFSLRGCYLLGMLAKTEVGRRFRAWALDLIEHRHEETGWYAAYRDVVKALC is encoded by the coding sequence ATGTCTTTGCTCACCTTACGCTATCGCGATTACTGCCCGCTGTACCTCGACTTTCACGGCCAGAGCCTGAAGGTGATCGACCGGAACGGGAAGCCTTGGTTTACCGCCAAAACGGTGGGCGAGGCGCTCGAATTTGCCGACCCAGGCGATGCTGTTCTCACCCTGTATGGTCGAAACGATGACGAATTCACGCAGAAAGAAACCGCCGTGATCGAGATGGATATCGAGGCCGGGGCCGATGACTACCACCCTCAATCTGAGGGTGGTAGTCGGGCAAAACTGAAGCGCCACACCCGAAAAATTAAGGTGCGCGTATTCAGTCTGCGCGGCTGTTATCTGCTGGGCATGCTGGCCAAGACGGAGGTTGGCCGACGGTTCCGCGCATGGGCGCTGGACCTGATCGAGCACCGCCACGAAGAAACCGGCTGGTACGCCGCCTACCGGGATGTGGTCAAAGCGCTGTGCTAG
- a CDS encoding helix-turn-helix domain-containing protein — protein sequence MTGTTITKIAAELGLHPSTVSRALRQMRQYKLLTDAEYKKGRAEGRAMQACLRRIRKESQTDMFARAF from the coding sequence ATGACGGGCACGACGATTACGAAAATCGCCGCCGAGCTGGGGCTACATCCCAGCACGGTCTCTCGCGCCCTGCGGCAGATGCGGCAATACAAGCTGCTGACGGACGCTGAATACAAGAAGGGCCGGGCGGAAGGCCGGGCCATGCAAGCCTGCCTGCGGCGGATCAGGAAGGAATCCCAGACGGACATGTTTGCGAGGGCATTCTAA
- a CDS encoding gp16 family protein, whose protein sequence is MDPRQKLIKLIHVAKRDLRLGDDVYRLLLKSATGKTSTTDMTVPELEKALEALKAKGFKVRHKTRPHPNPSPKGRGATSRTVDQEAQSRKIRALWLGLHQAGIVRDPNESALAAYVKRMTGVEALQWLDEHQASRVIEQLKKWGFRAARQAEDRADSEGPRAQ, encoded by the coding sequence ATGGACCCGCGCCAGAAACTGATCAAGTTGATCCACGTCGCCAAGCGCGATCTGCGGCTCGGCGACGACGTTTACCGTCTATTGCTGAAGTCGGCCACCGGCAAAACCTCGACGACGGATATGACCGTGCCGGAGCTGGAAAAAGCCCTGGAGGCGCTTAAGGCCAAAGGGTTCAAAGTTCGGCATAAGACGCGCCCTCACCCCAACCCCTCTCCCAAAGGGAGAGGGGCAACAAGCCGGACGGTCGACCAAGAGGCTCAGTCGCGCAAAATCCGGGCGCTGTGGCTGGGGCTGCACCAGGCCGGGATCGTGCGCGACCCGAACGAATCCGCCCTGGCCGCCTACGTGAAGCGCATGACCGGCGTGGAGGCGCTGCAATGGCTGGACGAGCACCAAGCCTCGCGGGTGATCGAGCAGCTCAAAAAATGGGGATTCCGGGCCGCCCGGCAGGCGGAGGATCGGGCGGACTCGGAAGGTCCACGCGCTCAATGA
- a CDS encoding Mor transcription activator family protein, translating to MTLPIDLPGVLSDIARIAGFPAALAIAKRWGGTRLYVPVADKLEPDHPLVEVVGIDAARAIAEYLGGDRPEIAKADRYMTLCRNVLIRTERAQGYSQAALALRHHLSERQIRNILGEAEEFSPNIDLFESCGGNVSA from the coding sequence ATGACTCTACCCATCGACCTCCCCGGCGTCCTCTCCGACATCGCCAGAATCGCTGGTTTCCCGGCGGCGTTGGCGATTGCGAAGCGCTGGGGCGGGACGCGGCTGTATGTGCCGGTGGCCGATAAGCTGGAGCCCGATCACCCGCTGGTGGAGGTGGTCGGCATTGACGCGGCGCGCGCCATCGCCGAGTATTTGGGCGGCGACCGGCCCGAAATCGCGAAGGCCGACCGGTACATGACGCTTTGCCGTAACGTGCTGATCCGCACCGAACGCGCACAGGGTTACAGCCAGGCCGCCCTGGCGCTGCGGCATCATCTCAGCGAGCGCCAAATCCGCAACATCCTCGGTGAGGCCGAGGAATTCTCCCCCAACATCGATCTGTTCGAATCCTGCGGCGGAAACGTTTCC